GAGTTCCACAGGTTGTTTTCCTGAAATAATGGCGTTCAGATTGGCGAAATATTTATCTCTCAGAGCGAGTTCACGATCGAGGGAATCAAGACGGATTGCGCTCATAAGTATGTTACGCCGCATTGTAACATCGGGATAACCCGGAATAAATTCCCTCAGATTTGTAAAAGCAATAAGTGAAGTAGTTGCGCCAATGATAAATACAACTAGAAATGTGATTAGGAGAAAAGCATTGTATTGAGTTAACCTTATCCGCCATACCTCTTCAAAGGTATGGTCGTTGATAACAGAAAACCTGTATTTATCTCGCCAGTTATTCTTTTTTTTATCCTCTTTTGCCATATATTTTACTCTAATCGGCTTGCAAAGGTAATAATCCTATCTCATTAATTATCCTAAAGAATTCAGAACATTTCGGATTGCGGATCGTGGATTGCGGATCAGCCAACTACCTTCACTAGTTTATCTTCACTCTGCCACAGGCCATGCTTAGTGCATACCGCCATAGCGGAAAGATTCATTGAGACTTCCGGAGCAACAATATAGAAATCTATCTCAAAATGTGAAGGTTTATTTCCGTAAACTCCAGCAGTATATCGTGCTTCAGCAAGAAGTGTTTCGCGGTTCCAGAGCTGGATTACACTTATAAAATGGTCGTGATCGTCGGGATGAGGGTACTCCTCTCCCAGCTTTACCTTTATTGCAAATTTATCACCGCGTTTTACTTCATCGGGACAAAATACATGAGGCATATGCCTGTCGAGATAGTCGCGTTTGACCTCTTTTTCCTCTCTCTCTATTTCGGTTGCTTTGAATACCCTTGGCATAGTTATTTGATTATTAAGTTTATTGTAAAACAGATATGCAAACTTAGTAATTAAAATTCAAAGACGGAATACCGGAGTCGGAAGACCGGAGACCGGAGACCGAAGACCGAAACCATGGTTCTTGGTTCAAAGTTCAAAGTTAAAAGTTAAAAGTTAAAATACCGAATACCGATTACTGATTACCGATTACGTTCTCCGGTCTCCCGTCTTCTGTCTTCCGTCTCCAATTATTTTTTCTTAAATAGTTTTGGTAATTGTTTTCATTGCATTACCTTTGCACCCAGATTGCGGGGTGGAGCAGTGGTAGCTCGTTGGGCTCATAACCCAAAGGTCGGAGGTTCGAATCCTTCCTCCGCTACAAAGAAAAAGCCTTGGTGCCCAGCACCAGGGCTTTAATATTTTCAATCCGTCAAATGCTTGCATTTGTAAGGAATGAAAATATTAAAACCCGTAGCTCCTTTATTCCATTCGCAATGTTGACAATGATATCTGAAAAATATTTGTTGTCTGGATCAAACAGATAGTATTCTTCCTGCATCAACGGATATGTCTAATTACCTTATTCTCTTTCAGGCAATTCTATTATTTGGTCTACCATCTTATTTAGACAAAATCTAAATGAAAAATATAGAATTGTGGCCCCGGTCTAACCCTGCTCATCATTGCTCTTACCAAACGCGCTTGCGGGTATGTTCTACCTCTTATTATCGTTGGTAAAACTGTGAATTTGTTATATCTTTAATTATTTGTAAGATGTTCTGGAATAAACCTATTTCATTATAAATATTTTGAAAATGAAAATTAAATATGCAATTATTGTTGTCGGATTAATCTGGATTTCGGGTCGTACCTTTGGACAACAGGCCAATGTCAATCTCGATTTCAATCCGCAAAAGAATACAGAGGGACTGAACCCTTTCAGCGCTCCTCTAAATTCGCCTGAGGTGCATGACGACCATACCGTTACTTTTCGGTTGAAAGCGCCCAATGCACAAAAGGTTGTTTTGCCAACCGGCGCAATCTACACGGCCAATAACCTGGGCAAAGATCCTATTCCGTTTACAAAAGGCAATGATGGCATTTGGACACTGACCATCGGGCCTCTAAAACCCGATATGTACGCTTATCATTTTAATGTAGATGGCGTTCAAATTGCCGACCCCAGCAATACCTACGCTGCTTTTACAGCTATGCCACCTTACAGTGAGTTGATTGTACATGGCGACGGGCCGGCATATTACGATGCACGAAATGTCCGGCATGGAACTGTGTCGCGCCATGTTTATCATTCGGAAGTAACAAAAGGTGAGCGTGAACTTTATGTTTACACTCCTCCGGGTTATAACCCTAAGGAAAAATATCCGGTTTTATATTTGCTGGGAGGAAGTGGCGAACTCCCATCTAACTGGGTGTTCGACGGAAGGGTGAATTTTATTATGGACAATCTGTTAGCTGAAGGGAAAGCCGTACCAATGATTATAGCCATCCCTAACAACCAGATTATTCATAGGAATCATCCCAAACATACCGAACTGACTTTTGATATTTTTGAAAAGGAGCTCCGGAATCATGTAATTCCGCTGGTTGATGAAGCTTACAGCACAATAAAGTCTCCCAAAGGCAGGGCTATTTCAGGTTTGTCGATGGGAGGCCGTCACAGCATGTTTGTCGGTTTTCGTTCGCTCGACCTGTTTGCCAATTTTGGCATTCTCAGCGCCGGTGATACCAATGCAGAAACTTCTCTGGCACAGTTTTTAAACGACCCAAAAGTGAATGAAAAAGTAGATTACCTTTTTGTTGGTCAGGGTACTGAAGAAGCCACAGGTTCTATGGGACAAAGGTGTTTGGTTCTGCATGAAGCATTGGTAAAACATAACATTGAACATGAATATTATACGGGTGGTCATGGTGGCCATGATTGGGCTACCTGGAGGCACCTGTTGTATTATCGATTTTTACCCACCTTGTGGAAAAACAAATAACTCAAACAACTATGAACACATTAATTCTTTCGATAGCGCTAACAGTCGCTGCTATCATGACCGGTTGTTCAACACTTTCTCCAGATCAGGTAAAAGTTGAACAGGGAATAGTGCAGGGAACGATTGAAGATGGTCTGCGTGTTTTCAAGGGAATTCCGTTTGCTGCACCACCGGTGGGCGATTTACGCTGGAAAGCTCCGCAACCCGCACCTAAATGGGATGGGATTAAAATTACAACGGAATATGCCCCGGCTGCTTTTCAAGGTGGAAATCCGCCTTCTGGAAAAAGCGAAGATTGCCTGTATCTGAACATCTGGACACCGGCAAAATCAGGAAAAGAAAAAGTCCCTGTTCTGGTTTGGATCTACGGCGGTGGTTTCAGTTTTGGCTCAACATCCGACCCCGTACACAATGGCGAACACCTTGCCCGGAAAGGCGTTGTGCTCGTCAGTATTGCTTATCGGGTTGGTCAGCTTGGCTTTCTGGCGCATCCTGAGTTGAGCTCAGAAAATCCTAATAAAGTCTCAGGAAA
This genomic stretch from Bacteroidales bacterium harbors:
- a CDS encoding dethiobiotin synthase, with the protein product MPRVFKATEIEREEKEVKRDYLDRHMPHVFCPDEVKRGDKFAIKVKLGEEYPHPDDHDHFISVIQLWNRETLLAEARYTAGVYGNKPSHFEIDFYIVAPEVSMNLSAMAVCTKHGLWQSEDKLVKVVG
- a CDS encoding esterase — protein: MKIKYAIIVVGLIWISGRTFGQQANVNLDFNPQKNTEGLNPFSAPLNSPEVHDDHTVTFRLKAPNAQKVVLPTGAIYTANNLGKDPIPFTKGNDGIWTLTIGPLKPDMYAYHFNVDGVQIADPSNTYAAFTAMPPYSELIVHGDGPAYYDARNVRHGTVSRHVYHSEVTKGERELYVYTPPGYNPKEKYPVLYLLGGSGELPSNWVFDGRVNFIMDNLLAEGKAVPMIIAIPNNQIIHRNHPKHTELTFDIFEKELRNHVIPLVDEAYSTIKSPKGRAISGLSMGGRHSMFVGFRSLDLFANFGILSAGDTNAETSLAQFLNDPKVNEKVDYLFVGQGTEEATGSMGQRCLVLHEALVKHNIEHEYYTGGHGGHDWATWRHLLYYRFLPTLWKNK